TTTTATTTTTTTTGCCCCTGGTGGCAACGGATCAAACTTGAGAGACCTGATATCATTTGCAATTCGTTGAAGATCTTCTTTGGGGAAATTTTTAGTATCTTTCTTAACACCTGATTTTACCTCAAGCTTAAACACTTATCCCTCTACCTTTTAGATATCCATTCCACTCAGTCTCACTCATAGATGATTCATTCTTTCTAGCCTCTATG
This genomic window from bacterium contains:
- a CDS encoding type II toxin-antitoxin system mRNA interferase toxin, RelE/StbE family, which codes for MFKLEVKSGVKKDTKNFPKEDLQRIANDIRSLKFDPLPPGAKKIKKGKEIYYRIRQGNFRIGYRFNAAKRSVEIIYIKRRKESTYK